A part of Doryrhamphus excisus isolate RoL2022-K1 chromosome 8, RoL_Dexc_1.0, whole genome shotgun sequence genomic DNA contains:
- the fosb gene encoding protein fosB isoform X1 has translation MLLIYIYIYIYIYIYTHTHKMLTTLGATLPFGPPGEMYQGFPGDHDSGSRGSSSPSIESQYLSSVDSFGSPPTTSAPQECVSAGPGLSIVGSGPTSSAGGEMPGSFVPTVTAITTSQDLQWMVQPTLISSQASGQSGTTGTSTMTQPVLLVDPYDMPGPSYSSGSRFTPPSSDTPGPTPGPIRQSRARSRRTRDESVSEDGDVGVLLSPEEEEKRRVRRERNKLAAAKCRNRRRELTDRLQSETDNLEEEKAELEAEISELQKEKERLEFVLVAHQPNCKILYQEQPQPSSAPLPAPTLQAPPSIVSLAVKEDSFYLPATYTTGHPASSQSQQQQVQQQPQPGMMQEVEFSRSFYGPSEALAPGGLCLMAGDGGGGGGGNHDNAAIASHSTSYTSSFVFTYPEGACGVSANHRNSSSEQSSDSLNSPSLLAL, from the exons ATgctgcttatatatatatatatatatatatatatatatatatacacacacacacacaaaatgttgaCGACTCTAGGTGCCACGCTCCCTTTCGGTCCCCCCGGGGAAATGTACCAAGGGTTCCCCGGCGACCACGACAGCGGTTCCCGTGGAAGCTCCTCTCCGTCCATAGAGTCCCAGTACCTCTCCTCCGTGGACTCCTTTGGTAGCCCGCCGACCACCAGTGCTCCTCAG GAGTGTGTGTCAGCCGGACCTGGCTTGAGCATTGTGGGTAGCGGGCCAACATCCAGTGCCGGAGGGGAGATGCCCGGCTCATTTGTGCCGACCGTCACTGCCATCACCACCAGCCAGGACCTGCAGTGGATGGTTCAGCCCACGCTCATCTCCTCCCAGGCCTCGGGACAGAGTGGCACCACTGGCACCTCCACCATGACCCAGCCGGTGTTACTGGTTGACCCGTATGACATGCCGGGTCCGAGTTATTCCTCCGGGTCTCGATTCACCCCTCCGAGTTCAGACACTCCCGGTCCGACTCCGGGCCCCATCCGCCAGTCCAGGGCCCGTAGTCGTCGCACACGAGACGAGTCTGTGAGTGAAGACGGAGATGTTGGTGTGTTA CTGTCTCCAGAGGAGGAAGAAAAGCGCCGTGTCCGTCGAGAGAGGAACAAACTGGCTGCGGCCAAATGCAGAAACCGGAGACGGGAGCTCACAGACAGACTGCAGTCG GAGACCGATaacctggaggaggagaaggccgAGCTGGAGGCCGAGATCTCTGAGCTCCAAAAGGAGAAGGAGCGCCTGGAGTTTGTCCTGGTGGCCCACCAGCCCAACTGCAAGATCCTGTACCAGGAGCAACCCCAGCCAAGCTCGGCGCCGCTGCCCGCCCCGACCTTACAAGCCCCTCCCTCCATTGTGAGCTTGGCGGTGAAGGAAGACTCTTTCTATCTTCCCGCCACATACACAACGGGCCACCCGGCCTCCTCACAGTCGCAACAGCAGCAAGTCCAGCAACAGCCTCAGCCGGGGATGATGCAGGAGGTAGAGTTTTCTCGTTCTTTCTATGGCCCGAGTGAGGCTTTGGCGCCTGGCGGGCTGTGCCTCATGGCCGGcgacggtggtggtggtggtggtggtaacCATGACAATGCGGCCATTGCCAGCCACAGCACCTCATACACATCTTCATTTGTGTTCACCTACCCAGAGGGAGCCTGCGGGGTCAGTGCCAACCATCGGAACAGCAGTAGCGAGCAGTCATCTGATTCCTTGAACTCGCCTTCTCTGCTGGCGCTCTGA
- the fosb gene encoding protein fosB isoform X3 — translation MLLIYIYIYIYIYIYTHTHKMLTTLGATLPFGPPGEMYQGFPGDHDSGSRGSSSPSIESQYLSSVDSFGSPPTTSAPQECVSAGPGLSIVGSGPTSSAGGEMPGSFVPTVTAITTSQDLQWMVQPTLISSQASGQSGTTGTSTMTQPVLLVDPYDMPGPSYSSGSRFTPPSSDTPGPTPGPIRQSRARSRRTRDESLSPEEEEKRRVRRERNKLAAAKCRNRRRELTDRLQSETDNLEEEKAELEAEISELQKEKERLEFVLVAHQPNCKILYQEQPQPSSAPLPAPTLQAPPSIVSLAVKEDSFYLPATYTTGHPASSQSQQQQVQQQPQPGMMQEVEFSRSFYGPSEALAPGGLCLMAGDGGGGGGGNHDNAAIASHSTSYTSSFVFTYPEGACGVSANHRNSSSEQSSDSLNSPSLLAL, via the exons ATgctgcttatatatatatatatatatatatatatatatatatacacacacacacacaaaatgttgaCGACTCTAGGTGCCACGCTCCCTTTCGGTCCCCCCGGGGAAATGTACCAAGGGTTCCCCGGCGACCACGACAGCGGTTCCCGTGGAAGCTCCTCTCCGTCCATAGAGTCCCAGTACCTCTCCTCCGTGGACTCCTTTGGTAGCCCGCCGACCACCAGTGCTCCTCAG GAGTGTGTGTCAGCCGGACCTGGCTTGAGCATTGTGGGTAGCGGGCCAACATCCAGTGCCGGAGGGGAGATGCCCGGCTCATTTGTGCCGACCGTCACTGCCATCACCACCAGCCAGGACCTGCAGTGGATGGTTCAGCCCACGCTCATCTCCTCCCAGGCCTCGGGACAGAGTGGCACCACTGGCACCTCCACCATGACCCAGCCGGTGTTACTGGTTGACCCGTATGACATGCCGGGTCCGAGTTATTCCTCCGGGTCTCGATTCACCCCTCCGAGTTCAGACACTCCCGGTCCGACTCCGGGCCCCATCCGCCAGTCCAGGGCCCGTAGTCGTCGCACACGAGACGAGTCT CTGTCTCCAGAGGAGGAAGAAAAGCGCCGTGTCCGTCGAGAGAGGAACAAACTGGCTGCGGCCAAATGCAGAAACCGGAGACGGGAGCTCACAGACAGACTGCAGTCG GAGACCGATaacctggaggaggagaaggccgAGCTGGAGGCCGAGATCTCTGAGCTCCAAAAGGAGAAGGAGCGCCTGGAGTTTGTCCTGGTGGCCCACCAGCCCAACTGCAAGATCCTGTACCAGGAGCAACCCCAGCCAAGCTCGGCGCCGCTGCCCGCCCCGACCTTACAAGCCCCTCCCTCCATTGTGAGCTTGGCGGTGAAGGAAGACTCTTTCTATCTTCCCGCCACATACACAACGGGCCACCCGGCCTCCTCACAGTCGCAACAGCAGCAAGTCCAGCAACAGCCTCAGCCGGGGATGATGCAGGAGGTAGAGTTTTCTCGTTCTTTCTATGGCCCGAGTGAGGCTTTGGCGCCTGGCGGGCTGTGCCTCATGGCCGGcgacggtggtggtggtggtggtggtaacCATGACAATGCGGCCATTGCCAGCCACAGCACCTCATACACATCTTCATTTGTGTTCACCTACCCAGAGGGAGCCTGCGGGGTCAGTGCCAACCATCGGAACAGCAGTAGCGAGCAGTCATCTGATTCCTTGAACTCGCCTTCTCTGCTGGCGCTCTGA
- the fosb gene encoding protein fosB isoform X2 — translation MQLFWKDNRSSSPGTSKKTTNGATLPFGPPGEMYQGFPGDHDSGSRGSSSPSIESQYLSSVDSFGSPPTTSAPQECVSAGPGLSIVGSGPTSSAGGEMPGSFVPTVTAITTSQDLQWMVQPTLISSQASGQSGTTGTSTMTQPVLLVDPYDMPGPSYSSGSRFTPPSSDTPGPTPGPIRQSRARSRRTRDESVSEDGDVGVLLSPEEEEKRRVRRERNKLAAAKCRNRRRELTDRLQSETDNLEEEKAELEAEISELQKEKERLEFVLVAHQPNCKILYQEQPQPSSAPLPAPTLQAPPSIVSLAVKEDSFYLPATYTTGHPASSQSQQQQVQQQPQPGMMQEVEFSRSFYGPSEALAPGGLCLMAGDGGGGGGGNHDNAAIASHSTSYTSSFVFTYPEGACGVSANHRNSSSEQSSDSLNSPSLLAL, via the exons ATGCAACTTTTTTGGAAAGACAACAGGAGCAGCTCACCCGGAACCAGCAAAAAGACTACTAACG GTGCCACGCTCCCTTTCGGTCCCCCCGGGGAAATGTACCAAGGGTTCCCCGGCGACCACGACAGCGGTTCCCGTGGAAGCTCCTCTCCGTCCATAGAGTCCCAGTACCTCTCCTCCGTGGACTCCTTTGGTAGCCCGCCGACCACCAGTGCTCCTCAG GAGTGTGTGTCAGCCGGACCTGGCTTGAGCATTGTGGGTAGCGGGCCAACATCCAGTGCCGGAGGGGAGATGCCCGGCTCATTTGTGCCGACCGTCACTGCCATCACCACCAGCCAGGACCTGCAGTGGATGGTTCAGCCCACGCTCATCTCCTCCCAGGCCTCGGGACAGAGTGGCACCACTGGCACCTCCACCATGACCCAGCCGGTGTTACTGGTTGACCCGTATGACATGCCGGGTCCGAGTTATTCCTCCGGGTCTCGATTCACCCCTCCGAGTTCAGACACTCCCGGTCCGACTCCGGGCCCCATCCGCCAGTCCAGGGCCCGTAGTCGTCGCACACGAGACGAGTCTGTGAGTGAAGACGGAGATGTTGGTGTGTTA CTGTCTCCAGAGGAGGAAGAAAAGCGCCGTGTCCGTCGAGAGAGGAACAAACTGGCTGCGGCCAAATGCAGAAACCGGAGACGGGAGCTCACAGACAGACTGCAGTCG GAGACCGATaacctggaggaggagaaggccgAGCTGGAGGCCGAGATCTCTGAGCTCCAAAAGGAGAAGGAGCGCCTGGAGTTTGTCCTGGTGGCCCACCAGCCCAACTGCAAGATCCTGTACCAGGAGCAACCCCAGCCAAGCTCGGCGCCGCTGCCCGCCCCGACCTTACAAGCCCCTCCCTCCATTGTGAGCTTGGCGGTGAAGGAAGACTCTTTCTATCTTCCCGCCACATACACAACGGGCCACCCGGCCTCCTCACAGTCGCAACAGCAGCAAGTCCAGCAACAGCCTCAGCCGGGGATGATGCAGGAGGTAGAGTTTTCTCGTTCTTTCTATGGCCCGAGTGAGGCTTTGGCGCCTGGCGGGCTGTGCCTCATGGCCGGcgacggtggtggtggtggtggtggtaacCATGACAATGCGGCCATTGCCAGCCACAGCACCTCATACACATCTTCATTTGTGTTCACCTACCCAGAGGGAGCCTGCGGGGTCAGTGCCAACCATCGGAACAGCAGTAGCGAGCAGTCATCTGATTCCTTGAACTCGCCTTCTCTGCTGGCGCTCTGA
- the fosb gene encoding protein fosB isoform X4, with translation MLLIYIYIYIYIYIYTHTHKMLTTLGATLPFGPPGEMYQGFPGDHDSGSRGSSSPSIESQYLSSVDSFGSPPTTSAPQECVSAGPGLSIVGSGPTSSAGGEMPGSFVPTVTAITTSQDLQWMVQPTLISSQASGQSGTTGTSTMTQPVLLVDPYDMPGPSYSSGSRFTPPSSDTPGPTPGPIRQSRARSRRTRDESVSEDGDVGVLLSPEEEEKRRVRRERNKLAAAKCRNRRRELTDRLQSETDNLEEEKAELEAEISELQKEKERLEFVLVAHQPNCKILYQEQPQPSSAPLPAPTLQAPPSIVSLAVKEDSFYLPATYTTGHPASSQSQQQQVQQQPQPGMMQEREPAGSVPTIGTAVASSHLIP, from the exons ATgctgcttatatatatatatatatatatatatatatatatatacacacacacacacaaaatgttgaCGACTCTAGGTGCCACGCTCCCTTTCGGTCCCCCCGGGGAAATGTACCAAGGGTTCCCCGGCGACCACGACAGCGGTTCCCGTGGAAGCTCCTCTCCGTCCATAGAGTCCCAGTACCTCTCCTCCGTGGACTCCTTTGGTAGCCCGCCGACCACCAGTGCTCCTCAG GAGTGTGTGTCAGCCGGACCTGGCTTGAGCATTGTGGGTAGCGGGCCAACATCCAGTGCCGGAGGGGAGATGCCCGGCTCATTTGTGCCGACCGTCACTGCCATCACCACCAGCCAGGACCTGCAGTGGATGGTTCAGCCCACGCTCATCTCCTCCCAGGCCTCGGGACAGAGTGGCACCACTGGCACCTCCACCATGACCCAGCCGGTGTTACTGGTTGACCCGTATGACATGCCGGGTCCGAGTTATTCCTCCGGGTCTCGATTCACCCCTCCGAGTTCAGACACTCCCGGTCCGACTCCGGGCCCCATCCGCCAGTCCAGGGCCCGTAGTCGTCGCACACGAGACGAGTCTGTGAGTGAAGACGGAGATGTTGGTGTGTTA CTGTCTCCAGAGGAGGAAGAAAAGCGCCGTGTCCGTCGAGAGAGGAACAAACTGGCTGCGGCCAAATGCAGAAACCGGAGACGGGAGCTCACAGACAGACTGCAGTCG GAGACCGATaacctggaggaggagaaggccgAGCTGGAGGCCGAGATCTCTGAGCTCCAAAAGGAGAAGGAGCGCCTGGAGTTTGTCCTGGTGGCCCACCAGCCCAACTGCAAGATCCTGTACCAGGAGCAACCCCAGCCAAGCTCGGCGCCGCTGCCCGCCCCGACCTTACAAGCCCCTCCCTCCATTGTGAGCTTGGCGGTGAAGGAAGACTCTTTCTATCTTCCCGCCACATACACAACGGGCCACCCGGCCTCCTCACAGTCGCAACAGCAGCAAGTCCAGCAACAGCCTCAGCCGGGGATGATGCAGGAG AGGGAGCCTGCGGGGTCAGTGCCAACCATCGGAACAGCAGTAGCGAGCAGTCATCTGATTCCTTGA